ATATTCTTTTGTAGGCGCAGGGCCTTTATGTTTTCGCCAAGGATCTGTTCGATTTCTTCGTCAGATAAGATTGTTTTCATAAAAGTCTTTTTTAAATCTGTAATGGTCATTTTTTAGATTAAAAGATCTATTTAAAGCTATTATACAGAATTTGGAATATAAATCAATACAGGATAAAAGACCTAATAAAGACCCTTGTGGCCAAAATAGCTATTAAAGGGCTTAAATAAGACCTTTATAGAAAATAGTTTAGCGGATCGAGGCGCCGGAAGTTCTGAGCCGCGAGGGACTGGCTTGAGCCGGGCCAGTCAGGCGGAAGGTGACTGGATGAAAGGTCTGACCCTGTTGGCCGGGCAAATAGCGATAGCGGCTGATGGCGCGAATGGCTTCGCGGTCGAGGACTTGATAACCCGAAGAGCGAGCGACTTTTAAGTTTCGAACCTGACCCTCGGGACTCACATCATAAGTCAGAGCAACCGTTCCTTCCCAACCACTTTGGCGAGCAAGAGCGGGATAAACCGGGGGAACATTGCCTGGGTGTTGGCGGAGATCCGTGTTCAAACGAGTTCCTTCGGGAAGGCCCAATCGGCCGCCCACGGCGGTATTTTGCGTGGTCACCGAATCCTTTTTAGCGGGCAACTCCGAAGGAGCTTGGGTCTTTTCAGTTTTATTATTGGCCAGGGCCGAAGCCTCTGTTTTGGCTTCTTCAGTTGTTTTTGGCAATTCTTCCTCAGAAGACTCACTGTCTTCACTCAGGTTGGGATCGCTCGCCGCAGCCAATAGGGCTTCCTGGTTTTCCAGGTTGTCCACTTCTTTGTTCACATCGGCAAAGGGATCGCCCTCGGGAGTGTTGTCGAGGCTATTGGCATCATCAAGCTGATCCTTTTGAAACTCCTGGTAGGCCTCGCTGTCGGCCAGGCTTTCCTGATTAGACGGCGGAGGCGTCTCGACGGGAACTGCGGCCACGACGGGAGATTCCTCTTGGGTCTCAGCAGGCGGAGCCTCTTCTTTAACCTCTTTCTCCGGCAATTTTGGCGGAGGGGGAGGAGAAGCTTTTGCCACCTCTTTTTTAGGTGCGGGTTCTTTGGCCTTGGTTTCTTTTTTCGCAATGACCACGGCCGAATCGTCCTTGGTCGGAGTTTCCGGGGTGGGAGCCATTTCCTTTTCAATCTGAGCGGTGGCCGGATCCGTTGGAGGCAAGTCAGTCAGTACAGGAACAGGGGTATTACCCAGGGGAGGGGGCTCGTCGGATATAACCGAGATCTCCGTCCACTCGGTGGTGCCGGGGGGAGGGATGTCGCGCCAGTTAGACGCCGTGGCCAGCATGAAGATCAATCCACTGTGCAAGAGGAAAGAAAAGCCAATGTAGCCCGTGGAGCTGGATGATGTTTTAAAAGAAGCGTCAAGCATCGAAAATCCCTGTTATTAAAGGCATTCCGCCTTACATTGTTATCCCGGATTCAAAGCCCGTTCCAGTTTATTTGACAATATTGAGGAGAGAGCGGGACACTTCCTGAAAGCTTTACTGAACTGTCAAGGGATTGAACACACGACTGCGTGGGAAGAAGTTGAAAATGCTGAAGCGAAGCTGGCTGTTCTTCATTGTTGTTGCCTGCTGCTCTGTCACTCCGGTGATGGCCTGCCCCCATTTGTCCGGCATTTTTGATTGCACCACCAACGGTCACACTGAGCGCATGATCATTCGCCAGCAGGAAGTGGATTATGTGACTCATTATCTGGTCACCGGTACTGAGATTGTTGCCGATGGATTGTCCCATGCTCTTCCTCACCGCGAGCCGGAAGAAAAGGCGCTCTACCGGGCTACCTGTTATGGCGAAGCCCTTCGCGTGGTGGTCGAGCAGGTCTTGATTACCGGTGAGCCGAATAAAGCTCGCATTGGCACTCTCAATTTTGAGCTATGGATGAATCGCGATCCAGCCGGAAAGCTCCACCGCAAAGTCCAAGGAATTGTTTCCTTGGACGGGGATGGGAATTACCCGCTGTCTGAGGGTACAGTCTGTGTGCCGAGGTAGTTCAGGATGCGGGAAAGATGAGCCGCGGTTACCCCTTTGCTCTGCGCGGGGGTTTAGCTTTTTTCCGTAATCCGTGGTCTGTAATCCGTAAACGTTTCCGTGTGTGTGTCCGAATACCGTGACGGTTTCGGTATCCGCAACAGTAACTGTAACTGTAACTGTCACGTTTACGGGTTACAGGTTACGCAAACGGAAATTCCTCCTTTGTTGCGTTCGTTGGCCCCCCTTCGGGTAAAGACCAACTCACTTCACAAAGGAGACTTAAATGAAACAAAATGATTCCCAATACAAGTGGAGCTATTCCTATTTCCATGAGTCAGCCGAGTCTTTTCGCAAAACTGGTGTCCGCAGACCCAATTGTCAAGGAGCTTGATCTTTCTCAGGCTATTTCTATGGTCAATGGAAACTTCGCCGTATCACTCGCGGGCCTTTCTCAAACGATTCAAGGCACCTGGGTGCCCTTTAAGATTGAGGTTCAAGCGGTCGATGCCTACGGCAATCTCTTAAACGGATCAACAGGGGAATTGTGGGCAGCGACGGCAACCCTTAATTTGACCAATGTTGACGAAATCGCCATTAGTCTTAAGATTGCCTCCCATGAATCCGGATTTTCAACTGCGATCAATCTTTCTCCCCAGCAGGCTCAATCGGTAAGAGTACCCTATGGTACGATTGAGATCACTTCGACCAGTCACCCGGGTCAGGTTTTCCGACCGCTGGCCCTTTTATCTGGAGGAGTTTACGACTATGAAGTGAGGACCATATCCTCGGGTCTTTCTCACGAGTTGGTGAATTCGGTGCGCTTAGTCTCAGAGACCCTCCCAGAGCGAAATCTTCTTGACGAGTACCTCACTCAAACTGCGGCTCCTAAAAATCTGATCCAGCCGGTGCAGAGGTCGATCCAGCAGAGATCTATGGAGAATACCTTGGACTGTCAGTACCCATCGTGCGTGCGGAGTTCGGTCCGCCCGCCGTACGGCCTCATTGATTTTGCACCGCCTTATTCATGGGTAAAACCGGGAAAGGAAATCTCCGTTACCTGCAGCGGTTGGGATCAGGCGTGGTTTCAAGATCTCATTGGGAAGGGAATTGCCGCTGCAAAGGAGGTGGCTAAACTACAGTATGATGGTCAATTGGATAATCTAATTCTTGAGGCTGCAACGGCCACCTATAGCGATAGAATTACGGAGTGCTTTAACGATCCGGACATCTCGGATCCTCACGGTTGTGCAGCCGATGCACAGGCGGCATATACAGCCGTCACAGAACCATTGGCTCAAGCTGGCCAACAGCGGCTTGAAAGAGCAAACGCCCTTCGAGGAACCCTTTTGTACAATCCCGAACCTCAATTTACCTATTGGCTGCCCTCAAATCTTACGGCTGTTTTGATCGCTACTGAAATCCGTCCGGATGGAACCAAAGGAAATCGCCTAACTGTGACAAAAAAGATCGGTCCTGAGTTTTCCCTTACGGAACAAAACTTCAACTATCGCCGCCTTCCAGGAGTGTTGAAGAGCCTGCGTATTGATGGCATCGAAACAGCAACCTGGCATCAGGTTCACATTAGTGCGACTGTCGTGAGTGGATTGCCACCTGGGAATCCTTACCAGGCGGCAATTGCCGACTGCTGGATGAAGCAGGACCCAGATCTGACCGTGGAGGTGGCGACTAATTCTGAGGATCCAAGGTTCAATAGTCCAGCCTTCTTTCACACAGAATACGGTGGAAAGTTCCCGGTCATGGTGGATGAAAGGTATGGCGTCCCATACGCGAGCAGCTATCTTGAGGGCGTGGCGTCGGTGAAGAGAGCTAGAGAGATACATCGGTTGCCGGTAAAGCTACTGACAAGAGCTGTGAGCGACTCTGTTATTGAGAGCTTTGAGGCCCATTGGTCAGGAGGTACGGCCACAATTCCTATTGCGAGAGAATCATCAATTTGGGTGGGTCTCCATGCTCAGTCCATTGATCAGGAGATCTATCTTGATCCCTCAGCCATTGAACAGGCATCGCCCCTGGATTTCCGAAACCCAACTGTGGATTCAGGTCAGATCGAATTCCGCGTCCAGGGCTATCGGCTGGAAAATGGCAAGCAACTTCCATTTACGCTTTCAGAAATTAAAGACGTTGAGTTTATGTATGACGGAAAAGATACTTTATACGATATCTCAATTGATCCTAACGCGTTGTTTTACGGGGGAACTGTTGCTCTGCACGGTAAGGCAAGTTTAATGAGGTTTATTAAAAGGATCAAAGAAGATGAGGATCTTGCCACCAGCGGGGTGGTTCGGTTTAACGATGCGTCTTCGCCCTATGGAGCCAGATTGGTACCCCACGAGGAGCATCGTGACGGATTGACGGTGGACATTTTGACATTTGGAACAAGATCTCATGACTATACAAGAGGGTGTAAGCTATCAGAAACGGACCCCAATTCGAACTGCGCCACTCATTTTCCAGGCATTGGTTTGAATACTCAGTCGGAGGTCGATGGGGTAGGTCTCTATCGAGACCTAAGGGCTTATTTGCAATATAGGCAGGGATGTATATTGAATAGTGTATGTGGCCAGGAGCCAACTCAGGAGATGAATAGAATTGTGAGCTGGGTTAGATCTAACCGTGAGGCGATTCACCGAATCGGAAAACTGTTTCCGGGGGCTACGATTAGACTGTCGAATGGACAGCACTATTCTGTGCAACTTTTAGGATCACTGGTATCGCCATCTCAAGTGTTGACGGAAGCAGAGATTGTCAAAAGTGCTTTGATTGATGGTGTGTGGCCAGATGGGGAAAGGATGCTCTTTAATGGTGAGTGGATAAAGCTTTGTCGTCCATCTAGCGATCACAACGAAAGGGCGATTATCCAACAAAGTTATTGTACTCTTAATAATGCTGATTTTAAAACGTGGAAGAATCATTATAGTCACTGGGATCTCAAAGTTAAGGAGTAAGCAGTTGTGTTAAGCAGAGTTTTGGTAATCTTTGTTTTTGGATTTTTGTTTGTTCCTTATGTGGCTGGCGAGCCAGAGGCCAAGAAGCATGATATGGGCGCAATTCGATATTGTGCGACTAAGAATTTTCCTGGGAAGGTGCCGATACCCAGTATTGGACCGAGTAGTCGATGGCCAACTAAGCCATTTTGGATTGGTCCAATTTATTTTGGGTTGGGCGATGAGTTGACAGTTGAGAGCGGCGCGGTGGAACATCTGAAGGTACACGGGGGTACTGAGTCTAAGTTTTGGGGCGCTGGCGTTGATTATCAGAGGTGGGTTGAATTCCGAACGCCCAAGGAATCGGGCACATGGCAACCACGGCAATTTATTTTGGCGGAGGACACCATTATCCAGGGATCTTTGATTCCTAAGGGATCCGAAGTCTTGTTGGGCGGAGAGGGGGTATTTCATGACTCAAGTGATGTTCACATCCGCTTGGAAAAGGATGCCACCATCCTTGGGCAAAAGGTGGTGGGTCCCGCAACGGTGGTCATTCGGCGATTGAAGCTGGAGCGTGAAACGGAGGATTGGTAATGGGAAAAGTGAACGGGGTTCGGTTTGTTCTTTTATCACTAGCCGTCCTATTTGGATCTTTAACGATCCTGGCTGAGGAGGCCACTGAAGTGGCAAAGGATGAAGAGATATTGGTCAAATACTTCGAGACCTATTCTCACTGCGGATGGCCGTTGGAAGAACTTCGGGTCCTTAATGGCCCGGATAAAGATGGCGTCCTTCTCGCACAGGCAAAGTATGGATTTAAGTTTATGGGAAATTATGTTTTTCCTAGAAGTGCTAAGCTTACTTTCAAAAAGGGAGTATTGGTAAAGG
This Pseudobdellovibrionaceae bacterium DNA region includes the following protein-coding sequences:
- a CDS encoding energy transducer TonB; translated protein: MLDASFKTSSSSTGYIGFSFLLHSGLIFMLATASNWRDIPPPGTTEWTEISVISDEPPPLGNTPVPVLTDLPPTDPATAQIEKEMAPTPETPTKDDSAVVIAKKETKAKEPAPKKEVAKASPPPPPKLPEKEVKEEAPPAETQEESPVVAAVPVETPPPSNQESLADSEAYQEFQKDQLDDANSLDNTPEGDPFADVNKEVDNLENQEALLAAASDPNLSEDSESSEEELPKTTEEAKTEASALANNKTEKTQAPSELPAKKDSVTTQNTAVGGRLGLPEGTRLNTDLRQHPGNVPPVYPALARQSGWEGTVALTYDVSPEGQVRNLKVARSSGYQVLDREAIRAISRYRYLPGQQGQTFHPVTFRLTGPAQASPSRLRTSGASIR